In Acropora muricata isolate sample 2 chromosome 13, ASM3666990v1, whole genome shotgun sequence, the DNA window AAAACACAGACGTCTTTTTTTCAGGGTGTCACAACGGTACTATGAGGGTTAGGCAGGGGTAAGATTTCCCATTCATGTCTATAGGGGAATCATTGCTTGCTGTATAGCGGGTACCAGTGTTTCAGAAATAACCTCTTCATGGTCAAAAGGTCACAGTTTTCAAATTGAATACTTCTAACTATTTTCTGTTCAAAACGCTGTAGCCATGGGAGAATACAGTTGTTGACCTAGCCAGTTCTAGGCTCTCAGTTCGTGGGGACGGGACGAAGCAACGCGCGAGGTTGAAAAAAATACGAGACAACTGGAACAATGAAGGCGCCTCCTTAGTACCCAATCTTCACTCGACTTTTTGTAACGCTCACCACAATTTCGCACGTCCCGACCTGACTGAGAGCCTGGAACTGGCTAATCAACAAAAGCTTTCTGGGCTAGCAAAAATACGAGAACCTACGATGAAGACAGTGGATGTCGCCCACGTTTCCACTGATTTTAACCAAATTTGAAGCTGGTTTTGGAAGCTTGAAGAAATCTAACGAAATCTTTATACTGAGGTCCAAGACAAACATTTACCTTCACATGGGCACTGAGTTCATCTACTTCCATAGAAAGCTCTGCACAGCGATCCTCACTCAACGAAACTTTGCTTTCCAACTGAGATATCAAATCCTGAATAAGAGCGATCGCATTATCCATCAGATAATGTTTCTTAATTCTTATCACTTACACCAAATCCGCCATTACAATAATTGTTCTTTAATCACTCTACagtaaaacgaaaacaaaatgttttcacGCTTAATTTCATTAATGCAGACCATGATTCAGGAATGGGCACCTCGTTTATTGAGAATCACCGATACCAGTATTAATATTGCTTATATATTATCTCTGTTCTACGACTCGAGATATATAGAAAACATttgcctgcggctcgtgttttctacatttcattcgtgttctcaaatggcCGTcctgttttatcacagtgtaatacacggcttaggcatgaaaatgaaaaatgttctTTCAATTACATTATTTCAATAACTCTGAAAAAAATCACCTCTGATTCTTCTTGCTCCACCATGGCGGTTTTGactttctaaaagaaaattcatacGAAAAATTCATTTACGGATTGCCATCAATATCTGGTTGTAACAGATTTTTTGCAACACAAATAACGTGTATAACTTTGTTGGAATTTAACGGAGCCGAGATCAATTGCAGAAATAACTTCCTGCACTTCAAGCGGGAACTTATTTCTATAATTAAAAACTGTAGTTTCTACAATTATTTTGTCATTTCAATGAGGAAAAGTTTCGTTCTGTTGATAATTATGGATTTCGGTCTTGGAATGCATTCCTGGTCTTGCAATATGGTGAAATCTTTACCAGAGAAAGTGCTCTTGCCAGAATTCGTCATGGGTAGACCTGGGATCCCCCTACCCCCTTAAGGAAAAAACTACTGACCAGGGCGATTTGAcattgtgataaaacactccgggcATTTGAGAATACTCAAGAaatgcggctcgtgttttctacatttcgttcgtgttctcaaataccCGTCATGTTTTATCACATtataatacacggcttaggtttctttatttgtttaatGCGTTTATACGGATGGGTAGTTGACAAACAATCCAAGAAGTTAAAAACGAAAAACTATGAAAGCTGCCGGCAGACAGTTGACTTTACCTGCCGGAGTTCTTCGACTTCAGCAGTAAgcaaagcattttcttttctgaaaatGATAAAAGCGAAATTACTTAGAGAAAACAGGCGAAATACTGAGGTACTAGCTGACCACAAAATCTCTTCGAAGCccaataataatataacaaGGTGAACACATCAAATCAAGTTACAAAGGTAACACGAAAAAGTCAATTCTGTCACAAGCATCGCCGTTGTTCACTAGTCCCAGTCTTCCTTTCAGCCGCGGTCGTGGGGCAGACAAACCGGATTTTGAAAATTCATGAAAATTCCAGTtttgatcaaaaacaaaatttttttcgccaTTTTGATCAGCATGACACAACCATTCATCTGGGCATAAACATTTTTTGGAGGTTACAGGCACTTAAATGACAGTTTCATAATTTCGGCCACTGTTTGGTTGCATTAACATTGGTTACCTCAGTCCAGTTACCATCTGTTCTGTTGCCTCTGCTGATGAAGAGACCTGTAAAATCAAAATGATTTCCGCTGGGAAATGGGTTCAATTTGGAGAGAACGAGACGTTGAGCAAAACACTTCGAACGGAAGaaggagatttttttttttactctcctccattttttcctttcattgtctttcttttctttctttctgctaAAGGAAAGAGATTTGTTTTGCACAGCCATCTAGACTGTTGATAAACTGGACTCAATGTATCTTAACGTAACTTAAATTATGTATCTTATCGTCGAGACTAACAGCCTTTTTCCCTACCTGATTATGGTGGGCCGAAATATTCTCTTCCAGGTTAGCAATTTGCCTTTCTGCCTCTCCTCTGAATTCCATGTATCGCTAGTTGATCAAACAAAAAGTGGAAAGTGAAAAAGATGATGAAGAACGTGCGAGAAGTTCGAAATGAAAAAAGGTCTTCCCGTGACTATTTTAACGTAAAACATTGGTGTATTGTTGTTTCAAAACTCAACGGTTGCCTTTCCTCCGACTGCTATAAACTGGCTATGTTATGACCCCATTCGCTTCCGTCTCAAACTTTCGACTGGGAATGCTAAACCTCATTTCACCGACCTCGCAATGGAATCGAATTCCGGGTTTCCCTCGGTGCCAAGCGAGAATGACAACCACAACATCAGCGAACAACAACGCTACAACGACACGAATTTGAATTATACCCACCGTACAAAATACTGTCTAACCTTATTGGTGTCATTTACTGTATCTTGCAGCTTGGCCATCTGTTGAGTCAGGATCTAGGGCCAGACAAAAAAGCTCTTGAATATCTACATCGACTTGTTCTTGGACTCGATGTCTCACATCCCACACAGTTTCCAATTACTAATGGCTGTTTCTGCTTTATGTGATCTCATTGTCTTTTTGAGACATCAAcgcaattcaaagcggacagactgcaaatgatagtagctGCTAAAACATATATCTGTGTTgaaactgttcatcagtaggatgcctaaaatgtgtgcaattctacaattggtttcggctccattccAAATTTTGCTTGAGAGGATAAGTCaaacgacaacaccacaaatatCACGAATTTAGATGATCATACTTAATGAACGACATTCATGCATTACCATCGTACATCCAAATATCATGTCTTACACTTTGTCGAATCAGCTAAAGTTCTAAGCGTCACGATGCGAGATGAATTCAAGTGGAATGACCACAATAGCGCCATAACTATCTAGGCTGCTACACGTCAGTATCTTTTAAGACAACTGAAAAGAGCTAAAGTCGCCTCTGTAGTGACTTAGTTCTGTTCTACTGTAGTGTTATTAGATCAGTTTAAGAGTGTTCACGCCAATTGTTTCATAACAGTGTTCCTAATTATCTATCAAACAAGCTATGCCTATTATCTTGAAAGACCTAAAATAAAGTAGCGCACTGGAAAAATCATGTATTAACACCCTCTATGAAAGGCGAGACAAATTATCATATACTCTTTTTAAAGATAGGATTAATATCAAAGACCACAAACTTGTTAGCTTACTTTCTCCCAAGGGCACCGACGAAAGAAAACTCAGGAAATCCAAAATGTTTTCTGCTCCCGTATGGAACACCGATTGGTTCAGAAATTCTTTTATTGCCTATAGCTCCAGTTCGTAATTATGCAAGTCAGCCGTTTTAGATCTTTTAGGCATTTAGACCACAATTTTTATGGCTTTCAAGTTTTCTTAATTCATCTTTTTTCTCATTCTGTCATTAAACACATAATTCAGTCTTCAGACTGCGATGTTGGTTTTTATAATACACGATTCATCTCTCGCTTTCTCtaacttttttcgttttcatgtCTTATAAACCTTCAGTGTTGACAACAGGTTTAAAGGCTCAAGATTTTGGGAGAACGGAGATTGTAGTCCTCATGCATCCGAGATCAAATACATACATTTttatatgaatttctagtttctaaagaaactgtggtgctgcgtcggtgggagagatcaaaacaaaaaaattttggttttatcaaacgagttgataaaggttgaattaccaccgtgaaagatttagaaagctgacgtttcgagcgttagcccttttgATCAACTTTTATCCAATTGCTGATCCAACCGCGGTTCGAACTGGCAACTTCTCGCACGAATATTTCGACGGCTATTATTTGTTATTGCTAGTTCAAATTTTAATAATGGCTTTCAGAGGTACCTAAAGTCTCGCCAATTGATTGAATGCTGTAAAGAGACTTCAAAGTGCACGTCAATCTATGAAAATCAATATACCCTAAGAATCACTTTGCTTGAAAGAAAAGCACTTGGACACATCTATTAAAAGTACTTACctctatttcttcttctttggagCTCTTTAAATCCTCCAAGGATTTCCTACAAAAAGTCAATCAAAAAGGCAGGAATGTTATTACCTTGACATAGTTTTAAAGCTTTGCTCCATCGAATCTCTTCGGTTGTTTTCAGACTCCAAATCGAACAAAATTTTCAGTACAACGGGGAGAGTTTTAGCAGAGGACACCCACGTTGCTGCTCTTAACCCGACGACCTCCGTAATTAACACAGACTAGAATTGACGGTGTTGCTtctgtttatgcaaaatttatttcacgCTACGTCCAGTGCTAGACAAGTCGAGCTAAGCAAATAAAGCACTAAACGCGCCCAAAAAAAGATTCGCTAATCTTGGAAAAGGTGTTGATGGCATTTCATTCAACACATTTATGAAAGCAAGACTTCAGTTTGCattgttctaaaaaaaattaggaTTCATCTCACTTGTTTTCCGAATAAAgattctctttttcttcttgaagCTGCAGATAGCtgtgagaaaaaaacaatatatTGACATTTGAATTTTAAGGGAAATGTATAGCGCCACTTCAGCACGGTTAAACGCTAATACTTTACGTAgtcaacagaaaaaaagttaacgctaatttttcttttacaaaaacTTTTTTAAAACACTGAgttcaatttttgtcatcttcAGCTCAGAATGGTGAGGAtggaaaaggattgaaacttgaaaaaaaggGCCAATGCTTTCAAGATTGGACGCGACATACCTCCAAAATCCCCAATTTTTTAATGTGGACGGCTGTTCCaggcaaaattcatttgatattcTCTACGGAATGCTGTTGCTTTTGAATAAAGTATCAAATTTCGTTTTCTAGCCagttataacaaaaaaaaaaacagctaagcTACCGTAACAGTGCTACTTTAAGGCAACGAATTACAAAATAAAGTTCCGTTAAAGAAAGGACTTAAGGCAACGGGCTAGGAGAAAGATCCAAAATGCTTTTCTTCCAcaagcaataaaaaaaacaaacgataaAATCCAGCAAAATTACGCTGggaaaagaagcaaaaaagagAGAGCACAATCAACAAAAGGAGAAAATAAGAATTAGTATTCCACATCTAAAATTAGTATGACAACTGACAACGAACCTTTCTTGTTTACGTTTGACTTTCTCTGTgagctaaaaaaagtaaagaatgaaaaatgaaaatatttcacttgAATGAGAAAAGAGATTGTGCCATTTTAACAAATTTAATTTAGCTCAGTTTAAAATCACCTTTGAAAGTTCTTGTTCTAACTTGGAAATATCCTGTTTGCTTGATGTctgtaaaacaaaaaatttgttACGTTACTAGTTCACTGCTTGCTGTATCTGGCATAACAACGATTAGAGAGTTTTCGAGCGCAGTGAGTATGAGagattaagacggattccgttcaaacttcgagcaattacttgcaaaaattatttactaaaaatccaCTCACAgtacggtaacttcttgaatgctatttaaaacatctcattgtaattcacttctctaagtgaccccgcgatgaaatccccaagcactctcgagaaatttaatgtcaaacttcgtaagaatgctaaaagcgagtgttattgtgtttacaactaaagcgaaatgtcctttttaactgaaatatggataacttcaatttcaattttctctcgcggggtcagcttgagagcttaaatctcgatgggatcttcttacctttattcaaaatattaccatgctaagagaattttttggtaacttaatttttgtcaattttttccattattgctcgaatgttaaTACGTCAAGTGGAATAAACACCGGCTTTGACGAACTCAGTTTTCGTGCACTCTTTGAAGCAAGCGAGAATGTGTCCTGGCGTCGTTATGATTTGGTTCATGATATCAAATTTGAATCATTATGATCTTAGCAAACACACCTTGGCATCTTGCAGTTGTTCTTGTAGAAGTCGTTTTTCTTCTCGCTCCGTGTCCAGTTGCAGTTGCAATCCAGACATTTCCTTGATTTGCTTTTCCAGAGCAACGCTTTTGACTTCAACCTGTTAAACATAATGAGAGAGATTTCTTTGTTCACCAACTGTCTGACCTTTTAGTTTACTAGGACGTACTTCTAATTTTTAAAGTGCGGACTAACCTCTTGTAACCGCTCTCTTGTAGGACTTCTGGTAAAAGCTGATCTGACAGGAAAATCTGCAAATATATGCAGCGAAAAAGCAAAAAGCGAAATTTTACTCAGTCTCAGGAAATCACGTCTTAACATTCTTTAGTACCAGAAGGAGTTTTTAATAGAGCTGCCCCCATATCGTTTCTCGAGAAATTATCCATTGTCAACGATAAAATAATTAAGACCCAGCTGCTGATTTTTTCACTGTTgtcgaaggaaaaaaaacagttctGGAAATTTTATGTGCAACAGGTATATTCTAGCATTACATACCCTGCACACAAACTCTCCAAAGCGAGGCGTGGAAGAATTACCCAGATCCCTTTGCACGCTTGATGGAGATTACCAAGTACGCCTTTTCGCGCGTAGTATGAACAAATCTGTATCGTTTTGCTATTTTTGCCCATTCCTATAAACGCGAGGTTACTTGGGGCCCGGGGGCCGTTTGTCGAAaaacccggtaacttatcgggcccgaaaagcaattcttgaaactatgatccaCTTGCCGTcaaaagctggtcttttaatatgtttcagatacaaggagaggcaaaataactgccaagtttcaaagcttgaaacatGCTCTTattgaagatataaagggatttatgtcaccccaaaagtttcgggacgttcgagaagcGGGCCAAtgcggcccgtttctcgaatgtcccgaaacttttcgggtaaCCTAATTCTCTTTGTACCTTCAAAACGAAGGGGCCCCGAGGCACGAACCTTTgcagttatttcaatttttattcctttgACAACATATGacaagaccagctttacagaataagcgggtcaaacccaaaaagttttcgggactttcgagaaacggccccctgggTCAAAAAGTCTGCGGTGACAATAATTAATCTTTTGTAATACGAATTATTCAttaatatttttaccgtcatcTGATGTCAACAACGGAGTCAAATCTTCTATCaactttctttttaacttttctatttCTTTCCCAAACTCTTGACTATCGTCGCCGACATCAAAGCATGTTTCCGATTCTTTACTCTCCATTTCAAGATTATTTTCTGACGCGCCAGGATCATTTTCACAAACTTCCGCAACATCATGTCTCCCATTAACTTCCTGTTCCTTCGATACGTCCTCAGCTTTGCTCGTAAACATTCGATCACGAAAAGTCAATAACTCCCTGTTCAAAATGTCATGAAATTTCTGCTCGAGCGTTTGAGACCAGCCGCCACTTTCTGACGAATGCAGGCCACTGTTTTGTTCGCCATTCTCTTGAAATTCCTGACTAAGCTGGGCATTTTCATTTGTCGATCCTAATTGACAGCTGCCATCTTGTTCATCTGACAAGGAATGAAGTTTTTCGCGCAATTGCTGCAGTTCGGCCTCGTACCTCTGTTGACAGCCTATCGCAACATAAAATTTATACAGAATTATATAATAATCTTATTTCAttcctgtgtttgtttttctttttctgacaTCATTTTGGGTTTTGCTTTCAGAATGCTTTAATTCTTCAACAACCGAAGAGCTGAAATTCTCTTCAAACCTCTCGGTTCCAGTGGGAATTCTTTGGTGCACGCTGCAATGAAAATAAGCGTCATTTTTCATGCAGCTTACAAAGACTTACTAGTTAAACTTTTTTGGAATGCGGCATTTTCAGCTCGTAGTCTCCGTATTTCTGAGTCGGCCCCTGGGTCTGCCTGGCTACCACCTTTGCTTTCGACTTGCTTCTGAAGTGCTTTATTTTCATCATTCAGCTAATAAATGGATTGCAGACACAACAATGACTTGTTACTCATTTTGGAATATGGGGAGCTCACAGAGCAGGAAGCCAGGCACATACAGTACAAACATTCACTGTACCAAAATTGGTTTTGCATAGCTCATTATTGCTGAAAAGATGATGGTCACCTTCTAGACACGCTCTTGTGTTAATGGAAAGTAGTTCATATCTAGTTTAGTGTAAAAACCCAGTCATTCATTGCTTTCTCAAAAATATGCACATCAAAACAGTCCGTAACCTATAACAAGTTTACATATCATTTCTCCAAGCAATTCATTTTTAACAAGACcacgataataattattattcttctgCAAAAAACGGTTTTATTTCACAAGATTGGTCTTTGATTTACAAACACCCTATTTTTAAGCTGAAGGTCCACATATTTatgattagggagcttaagtagGTGATGTTTTGGAGCCACGGATCGTAAcaggaagtgagctgttttcctattaaaCTTATCTTCACACCATCACATTCATATCTTTATTAAAGTATCTTTTCTCTTGTAGAGacgataagttttaaaaatctGGCAGAGACCAGTGTCCTAGTATGTGAAACATTCCCTTCCagtttccgtccgtggctcaagaACGTAGCTTGCTTAAGCTCTGTATTTACAGCAATGTTAATGGAGCCCCTACAATCCATTTACAACAATGAGGTTTTGCATTACCTTGGTTATCTCTTCCAGGAGAGTTTGATTTTGTAACTTGAAATTCTCTTCTTGAGcctgaatttaaaaaaaaagcaaacataCCTCAGTTGTGTGATTTCAAACAGAAATTTTGCATAACCTTTGCCTGAATCAGTGAGCAGGCTGCTAATAATATTGTGATAAAAGCATGAAGACTGAAAGCACATGCAACTTTTTCTAACACAATGCTAAACCTAAGAAATAACACCATTTTATACACTAAACTATCAGTGTCAAGATCTGCAATATTCACCTGAAACTGCCCTTGtaacttttcattttcttctaaAAGTATGGCATACTCCTGTCAAAAAGAGAGTTCTAGAAATGtcaaattttacaataacataAAAATATCACTGTTTCTATGAATTGAAGAAAAGTAGCTACATAAGACTAACACAacaaaattgatgaaaaattAGTATGGAATAGTAGAGGCCAATATCTAAAACATACCTTTCTATTTTTGCTCTTGTTTATTATCTGAAAGTAAAGAATGATATGATCCATTTGAACTCGTGATTGACAACTATTTCCTTAAAAATGTAGACCTTCCTATAAAAACCTTAATACTGTTTAATCACTTTGGAATCTGTAAGGAAATgcactaaaataataaataaaagacTTTCAAGCTTTAAACTAGGCATAAACTCTGCAAGGTGTAAAGTGTTTACTTTTTTGTACCTTATATTGTTTCTGCAATTCTTTTTCCTGGTTGGTGTATTTTTCTTGCAGTTGATCAAGCTCTGGTGAATAAATAGGACATGAATTATTCATATAgtctagttttgaaaaaaaaataataaatgactACTTGTTTTGCTAAGGACATCCTTGGACCCTAGTTATTGGAAAGTTAGATAGTACTATCCAAATTAATAAATACAATGCCAAAACCTGTTGAGTTATTCAGTGGATGGTGATTTATTCAAAGGATAATGTTATCCTTATGCTGACATGAGTCAATTTCAATGAGAGAGGGAAACCGAAGTAAGCCAGAGAAAGCCCTTGAGTCAGATTTGGATAGAAGGAAAATCAACCCACATACAAAGATTGCAGAGGTGTGAGGTATGATTTAGAGAAAAGACTTAGGGCAAGACAGTATGACCACATATACAGAGGTTCAAAGTCATTTTTATCCGAGAGATTTGGTAACCCGTACAGGAGACCATGAGATTTGTTCTGTATCCGGGAGACTCCCAGAATATTTgggagagttggcatgtatgGTAACATATCTACAATGATGACATGAGGTCCTAGAAACAttatgtaatattttttttgttgttaattttcctttcaaaatgtTTCACAAAATCGATTTTTATCAGAAGTGAAATATCTAGCACATTTCTTTAGCTCTTGATATCGATTGTTCCTCTTGCAATCACAACTTTATGGCCATTATCATTTCAAAGAAGGAATTTTGTTAGCTACATTGGATCACGAAAGGATGATGAACTTGCACTTTCAAACATTAAATAAACATGTTGCTCATTTAGCAGCAAACGGTGAGGTGAAATATTTGACTTCCTGACTCAAATTAATGACAACAAAAAATTTGATTTATAAGAACTGTTATCGTGTATTACtaaatatttgaaaacttctgCGTGATTAATATTTTGAGACTTAAGAATTCATTCTCCGCTATTCCTCGCTTTGCGAGCTCATCATACTTTACGTCTAATGAAACGAGTCATTTCGTGACCAAAAATTTCGCTCAATTTAACTTGCCCCAAAATAATTCTTAATTCAACTACTGTTGTTGAAATAAAGCTTAATCAATACTTGATAGGTGAATATCAGGTGAATGTGGTGGCGAGTTGGTCGAGGACGAAACTCCTGGGGCGAGATGACTAAAAAACAACTTTACTTACCAGATTGCTGCCTTTGACAATTAACATCTAGCTCATAATTCACCGTACGGAGCTCAATCAGCTGTGCCTGAGAAATTCAAAGCACAAATATTGAAATAACTTTTGAGAAATCAGCTGGTAAGTCAAAATCTTTGGATTTTACCTGCATTCGACTGAATTCTTCGTCTGACAAGGacgacgccattttga includes these proteins:
- the LOC136896059 gene encoding GRIP1-associated protein 1-like isoform X1; translated protein: MASSLSDEEFSRMQAQLIELRTVNYELDVNCQRQQSELDQLQEKYTNQEKELQKQYKIINKSKNRKEYAILLEENEKLQGQFQAQEENFKLQNQTLLEEITKLNDENKALQKQVESKGGSQADPGADSEIRRLRAENAAFQKSLTSCQQRYEAELQQLREKLHSLSDEQDGSCQLGSTNENAQLSQEFQENGEQNSGLHSSESGGWSQTLEQKFHDILNRELLTFRDRMFTSKAEDVSKEQEVNGRHDVAEVCENDPGASENNLEMESKESETCFDVGDDSQEFGKEIEKLKRKLIEDLTPLLTSDDDFPVRSAFTRSPTRERLQEVEVKSVALEKQIKEMSGLQLQLDTEREEKRLLQEQLQDAKTSSKQDISKLEQELSKLTEKVKRKQESYLQLQEEKENLYSENKKSLEDLKSSKEEEIEILTQQMAKLQDTVNDTNKRYMEFRGEAERQIANLEENISAHHNQVSSSAEATEQMVTGLRKENALLTAEVEELRQKVKTAMVEQEESEDLISQLESKVSLSEDRCAELSMEVDELSAHVKEQTTAVDGWNEQISQLTSKRDELQDSLEEMSKVAEKRKGLLDEMAIEKQTTETNHKQQLEKLQEEHKKELSELREHLTGEKKLRKELEESQQKLSDVKAKLQSAESKNGWFERRLTEAEESLKEEKERSEQSLAALQAERESELAGLREERVKETEEYQSQVCELQEQMEEKGQEMEKLRLELKDKEVENKIAGKKGDQLVKDLKRQLKLERKRAEQLQQKLQEALSENRVRPAVDDLFSPKEHQRSNSGDSSVLSMSRTDMDSPEFRPPSPTASTVSVLNDDTTDLIERLADVQQEKWQLEEKVRHLEENGAVLAEDLIQKSAIIQAYAMETKIGPIAESPKPSPVTISTLKEKIKSPFGKGKIESTRKIQLMLEETLTKNVQLQRDVDAMSKELQKMKQQEVEIPEVSQPEVNDSLDSNLNS
- the LOC136896059 gene encoding GRIP1-associated protein 1-like isoform X2, whose product is MASSLSDEEFSRMQAQLIELRTVNYELDVNCQRQQSELDQLQEKYTNQEKELQKQYKIINKSKNRKEYAILLEENEKLQGQFQAQEENFKLQNQTLLEEITKLNDENKALQKQVESKGGSQADPGADSEIRRLRAENAAFQKSLTSCQQRYEAELQQLREKLHSLSDEQDGSCQLGSTNENAQLSQEFQENGEQNSGLHSSESGGWSQTLEQKFHDILNRELLTFRDRMFTSKAEDVSKEQEVNGRHDVAEVCENDPGASENNLEMESKESETCFDVGDDSQEFGKEIEKLKRKLIEDLTPLLTSDDDFPVRSAFTRSPTRERLQEVEVKSVALEKQIKEMSGLQLQLDTEREEKRLLQEQLQDAKTSSKQDISKLEQELSKLTEKVKRKQESYLQLQEEKENLYSENKKSLEDLKSSKEEEIEILTQQMAKLQDTVNDTNKRYMEFRGEAERQIANLEENISAHHNQVSSSAEATEQMVTGLRKENALLTAEVEELRQKVKTAMVEQEESEDLISQLESKVSLSEDRCAELSMEVDELSAHVKEQTTAVDGWNEQISQLTSKRDELQDSLEEMSKVAEKRKGLLDEMAIEKQTTETNHKQQLEKLQEEHKKELSELREHLTGEKKLRKELEESQQKLSDVKAKLQSAESKNGWFERRLTEAEESLKEEKERSEQSLAALQAERESELAGLREERVKETEEYQSQVCELQEQMEEKGQEMEKLRLELKDKEVENKIAGKKGDQLVKDLKRQLKLERKRAEQLQQKLQEALSENRVRPVDDLFSPKEHQRSNSGDSSVLSMSRTDMDSPEFRPPSPTASTVSVLNDDTTDLIERLADVQQEKWQLEEKVRHLEENGAVLAEDLIQKSAIIQAYAMETKIGPIAESPKPSPVTISTLKEKIKSPFGKGKIESTRKIQLMLEETLTKNVQLQRDVDAMSKELQKMKQQEVEIPEVSQPEVNDSLDSNLNS